In Bacillus toyonensis BCT-7112, a single window of DNA contains:
- a CDS encoding polymer-forming cytoskeletal protein, whose amino-acid sequence MRTENLIINGYGSSNGGEFHKVQLNGKGTVNGNVECDEFQCNGYGAVTGDLNSSNARISGSGKVDGTVNTETMRIDGKATITQDVKANSLKIAGKGTIGGNVKGEEFKINGQATIDGNCEVDIFSSEGQFTIGGLLSADEININIHGTCRAKEIGGQTIKVRHRLSTFSRLFKSVFGLQLEAELLEGDNIDIDYAHIKTVRGNNVTVGPNCEIELIEYSGVITVDKSANVKEIKQV is encoded by the coding sequence ATGCGTACAGAAAATTTAATTATAAATGGTTACGGTTCATCCAATGGCGGTGAATTTCATAAAGTACAACTAAATGGAAAAGGCACTGTGAACGGAAATGTTGAATGTGATGAATTTCAATGTAATGGTTATGGTGCAGTAACTGGTGATTTGAACAGTAGCAACGCAAGAATTAGTGGATCAGGTAAAGTCGATGGTACAGTTAATACAGAAACGATGCGAATTGATGGGAAAGCAACAATTACACAAGATGTAAAGGCGAATAGTTTAAAAATTGCAGGAAAAGGTACGATAGGTGGAAACGTTAAGGGTGAAGAATTTAAAATCAACGGTCAAGCGACGATTGATGGGAATTGTGAAGTTGATATTTTTTCTTCAGAAGGACAATTTACAATCGGTGGTTTATTAAGCGCAGATGAGATTAATATAAATATTCACGGTACATGTAGAGCGAAAGAAATTGGTGGCCAAACGATTAAAGTAAGACATAGATTGAGTACATTTAGTAGACTATTTAAATCAGTATTTGGCTTGCAGTTAGAAGCTGAATTGTTAGAAGGTGACAATATCGATATTGATTATGCTCACATAAAAACAGTAAGAGGAAACAATGTAACAGTAGGACCGAACTGTGAGATTGAACTGATTGAATATAGCGGTGTTATTACTGTTGATAAAAGCGCAAATGTAAAAGAAATTAAGCAAGTTTAA
- a CDS encoding GNAT family N-acetyltransferase encodes MIYEANIYTRRKLVSMFEDFNNVILLSYLQGHMGRAWVNDLENPTVAQVTVGIFTFYTGDPNVKETEELLRNIPEKMLVIINSEEWKKRLETFYERKIDKFLRYKFKRNSEVFDRSKLQSFISTLPKGYELRRIDEHIANNSTLHKLSEDFTSQFQSVEDYLNRGIGYSILYNGEVICGASSYSIYDKGIEIEVATDLNHRRKGLATVVSAALILDCLEKGKYPNWDAANTTSAKLAEKLGYVFDKAYDTYFVDNR; translated from the coding sequence ATGATATATGAAGCGAATATATATACTAGAAGAAAATTAGTTTCCATGTTCGAAGATTTTAATAATGTTATATTACTTTCTTATTTACAAGGACATATGGGAAGAGCCTGGGTAAACGATCTTGAAAATCCAACAGTAGCACAAGTTACAGTAGGGATTTTCACATTTTATACTGGAGATCCAAATGTGAAAGAAACAGAAGAGTTATTACGTAATATTCCTGAAAAAATGTTAGTAATCATAAATAGTGAAGAATGGAAAAAGCGTTTAGAAACATTTTATGAAAGAAAAATAGATAAGTTTTTACGCTATAAATTCAAACGTAATTCGGAAGTTTTTGACCGTTCAAAATTACAATCTTTTATATCAACACTTCCAAAAGGATACGAGTTAAGAAGAATAGATGAGCATATTGCAAATAATTCTACACTACATAAGCTTTCTGAAGACTTTACAAGTCAATTTCAATCGGTAGAAGATTATTTAAATCGAGGTATAGGTTATAGCATTTTGTATAATGGAGAAGTTATATGCGGTGCATCCTCGTATAGTATTTACGATAAGGGGATAGAAATTGAAGTTGCGACGGATCTGAACCATAGAAGAAAAGGTTTGGCGACCGTAGTGAGTGCAGCGTTAATATTGGATTGTTTAGAAAAGGGAAAATACCCAAACTGGGATGCAGCGAATACGACATCTGCCAAACTAGCAGAAAAGCTAGGATATGTTTTTGATAAGGCGTATGATACTTATTTTGTGGATAATAGATGA
- a CDS encoding DinB family protein, with translation MEENKIIHDFNEYSIWLNTLKGMKEELWVASISEGKWTIGEIVSHIMNWDECLLSKVLPSVREGQGVEFPDFNTYNKIASSYAKSGISKMKLLEEAKTKRELLVKELSLLPAGNLKKPVTANGVSHCPHTGTPYSLIYIIKEFVDHDKHHKRQVMHFFNENQVVNR, from the coding sequence ATGGAAGAAAATAAAATTATTCATGATTTCAATGAATATTCAATTTGGTTAAATACATTGAAAGGTATGAAAGAAGAATTGTGGGTGGCATCAATATCAGAGGGGAAATGGACTATTGGTGAGATTGTATCTCATATTATGAATTGGGATGAATGTCTTTTAAGTAAGGTCTTACCATCAGTGAGAGAAGGACAGGGAGTGGAGTTCCCTGACTTTAATACATATAATAAAATAGCCTCTAGTTATGCCAAATCGGGTATATCTAAGATGAAACTTCTTGAAGAAGCAAAAACAAAAAGAGAGTTACTCGTAAAAGAACTTAGTTTATTGCCTGCTGGAAATCTAAAGAAACCTGTAACTGCCAATGGAGTATCACATTGTCCTCATACTGGAACGCCGTATTCTCTTATATATATTATTAAAGAATTTGTAGATCATGATAAACATCATAAAAGACAGGTTATGCATTTTTTTAATGAAAATCAAGTTGTTAACCGATAA
- a CDS encoding M3 family metallopeptidase: MHEIARWDLDRLYSCEDIIFPILELKEQYIVTKDVEILSKLIQAIEKAEYYLYCRSAEESVSSDNTILTVKVKELKSEVQQVIQQSEVAISDNINTRFIKDELNAWENMYIQLRNKIEIEHNNKQLSFGQANHIAMNSDNEKERLEVFELLTSALHKEKEIFATVLNQIGRLRNTKSNEIGDREILTQSLQANEISETVLLQMWDATEENLDKLASVLKVYKNGKAFITWHELMTVKKNNEAIIPFSEAVQNIYDALKDINEELAEFARNAIESGWVDAEPRENKPPGGFCAPFFIEKESRISMRYDGSIDSVRVLAHELGHAWHFYNMSFEHSTSFLDDYLPMSTAESASIFFETVLINYLIETTKCIDMKKSLLSWKIRNTFNYVMAIRASFQFEKNFYEKCKEGPISADEIEKLSILAQEEAYGHALSEYQPFVWIKYIQFYIADVPFYNYPYTFGYLASFSLLEIAKQNSSTFHLKYKEFLRETGKAPVEELMKKHFQIDITSYEFWDKAFIQISKDIDEYLQLM; this comes from the coding sequence ATGCATGAAATTGCTAGGTGGGATTTAGATCGATTATATTCGTGTGAAGATATTATATTTCCGATATTAGAGTTGAAAGAACAATATATAGTGACAAAGGATGTGGAAATCCTTTCAAAACTTATACAGGCTATTGAAAAGGCAGAATACTATTTGTATTGCCGATCGGCTGAAGAAAGTGTTTCATCTGACAATACTATATTGACTGTGAAAGTAAAGGAACTAAAAAGTGAAGTACAGCAAGTAATACAACAAAGTGAGGTGGCAATTTCTGATAATATTAATACTAGGTTCATAAAAGATGAACTAAATGCGTGGGAAAATATGTACATACAATTAAGAAATAAGATAGAAATAGAGCACAATAATAAACAATTATCATTTGGTCAAGCAAATCATATTGCAATGAATAGTGATAATGAAAAGGAAAGGTTAGAAGTATTCGAGTTACTTACAAGTGCTTTGCATAAGGAAAAAGAAATCTTTGCTACTGTATTAAATCAAATAGGGCGATTACGTAATACAAAAAGTAACGAAATAGGGGATAGAGAGATTTTAACACAATCTCTCCAAGCGAATGAAATCTCTGAAACTGTATTATTACAAATGTGGGATGCGACAGAAGAAAATCTAGATAAATTAGCCAGCGTTTTAAAAGTGTATAAGAACGGAAAAGCTTTCATTACATGGCATGAACTTATGACAGTAAAGAAAAATAATGAGGCTATTATTCCTTTTTCAGAAGCAGTACAAAACATATATGATGCATTAAAAGATATTAATGAAGAATTGGCAGAATTTGCACGTAATGCGATAGAAAGTGGATGGGTAGATGCTGAACCGAGAGAGAATAAACCACCAGGTGGTTTTTGTGCTCCATTTTTCATTGAGAAAGAATCACGAATCTCCATGCGTTATGATGGGAGTATAGATAGTGTAAGAGTACTTGCTCATGAGCTAGGACATGCTTGGCATTTTTATAATATGAGTTTTGAACACTCTACTTCTTTTTTAGATGATTATTTGCCAATGAGTACAGCTGAATCAGCGTCTATTTTCTTTGAAACAGTACTCATAAACTATTTAATCGAAACAACAAAGTGTATAGATATGAAAAAGTCATTACTTAGCTGGAAAATAAGAAATACTTTTAATTATGTTATGGCCATTCGAGCATCATTTCAATTTGAGAAGAATTTTTATGAAAAATGTAAAGAAGGTCCCATAAGTGCTGACGAAATTGAGAAGTTATCTATATTGGCACAAGAAGAAGCATATGGACATGCTTTAAGTGAATATCAGCCGTTCGTGTGGATTAAATATATTCAATTTTATATTGCGGATGTTCCTTTTTACAATTATCCGTACACATTTGGATATTTAGCAAGTTTTAGTTTATTAGAAATAGCGAAGCAAAACTCAAGTACATTCCATTTAAAGTATAAAGAATTTCTACGAGAAACAGGAAAAGCTCCAGTAGAAGAGCTCATGAAAAAACATTTTCAAATAGATATAACAAGCTATGAATTTTGGGATAAAGCTTTTATACAAATTTCTAAAGATATTGATGAATATTTGCAGCTTATGTAA
- a CDS encoding GNAT family N-acetyltransferase, with translation MYNILSTNVFTYKFKDGQTVIIREAKEQDAERMLNAASKALINAPYMLSTVEGVKKMSVDAIQKTLKAYHENPNYVQFIAEVDGKLVGAIDFKNGNKEKISHQGAFAMTILPEYRNYGIGRALLETLINWAKNNSKIEKVCLEVMEDNLGAIQLYKNLGFFEEGRKAKGVKLDDGYQNLILMALFV, from the coding sequence GTGTATAATATATTATCAACTAATGTTTTTACTTATAAATTTAAGGATGGACAAACAGTAATAATTAGAGAAGCTAAAGAACAGGACGCAGAAAGAATGCTAAATGCTGCTTCAAAAGCTTTAATAAATGCTCCATACATGCTAAGTACGGTTGAAGGTGTAAAAAAGATGAGTGTTGATGCTATTCAAAAAACGTTAAAAGCTTATCATGAAAATCCAAATTATGTACAGTTTATTGCTGAAGTTGATGGTAAGTTAGTCGGTGCAATCGATTTTAAGAACGGAAACAAAGAAAAAATTAGTCATCAAGGGGCTTTTGCGATGACCATACTACCTGAATATCGAAATTATGGTATTGGAAGAGCTCTTCTAGAAACGTTAATCAATTGGGCTAAAAATAACAGTAAGATTGAAAAAGTTTGTCTTGAGGTAATGGAAGATAATCTAGGTGCAATCCAGTTATATAAGAATCTAGGATTTTTTGAAGAGGGTAGAAAAGCAAAGGGTGTAAAATTGGATGACGGCTATCAAAATTTAATATTAATGGCTTTATTCGTTTAA
- a CDS encoding DegV family protein → MGVKIITDSAADLPVELLQAYDIDLIPLRVYDEAETEYLDGVTLESVTLLQKMREGAVYRTSLPSLETFQEKFVSYAKEGNPCIYLAFSSELSGTYQSSIVIKEEVKETYADLDLEIIDTKCASLGQGLVVLEAAKMAKDGASKEDILKRVVFLMNHMEHIFTVADLQYLVRGGRLSKVAGFIGGLLNIKPILNVEEGKLVPLEKVRGKKKVLGRIVDIMEERGKELKGQTIAMTHGDDLETAEALKALITERFGCEVFIVNTIGAAIGAHTGPGVITLFFLNEVE, encoded by the coding sequence ATGGGTGTTAAAATCATTACGGATAGTGCGGCGGATTTACCGGTAGAATTGCTGCAAGCATATGATATTGATTTAATTCCACTCCGTGTATATGATGAAGCAGAAACAGAGTATTTAGATGGAGTTACATTAGAGTCAGTTACATTATTGCAAAAAATGAGAGAAGGCGCTGTTTATAGAACATCATTGCCTTCACTTGAAACTTTCCAAGAAAAATTTGTTTCTTATGCAAAAGAAGGTAACCCTTGTATATATTTAGCTTTTTCATCTGAACTGTCTGGTACATATCAATCTTCAATTGTCATTAAAGAGGAAGTAAAAGAAACATATGCAGATTTAGATTTGGAGATTATTGATACGAAATGTGCTTCGCTTGGTCAAGGGCTTGTCGTTTTAGAAGCTGCTAAAATGGCGAAAGACGGCGCATCAAAAGAAGATATTTTAAAACGTGTCGTTTTTTTAATGAACCATATGGAACATATCTTCACTGTGGCTGACTTACAGTACCTTGTTAGAGGTGGACGTTTAAGTAAAGTAGCAGGTTTTATCGGCGGTTTATTAAACATTAAGCCGATCTTAAATGTGGAAGAAGGAAAACTTGTACCACTTGAAAAGGTAAGAGGGAAAAAGAAAGTACTTGGCCGAATTGTAGATATTATGGAAGAGCGTGGGAAAGAACTTAAAGGTCAAACAATCGCAATGACTCATGGCGACGACTTAGAAACAGCTGAAGCGTTAAAAGCATTAATTACGGAAAGATTCGGCTGTGAAGTATTTATCGTAAATACAATTGGAGCAGCAATCGGTGCACATACAGGACCTGGCGTTATAACATTATTTTTCTTAAATGAAGTAGAGTAA
- a CDS encoding GNAT family N-acetyltransferase, whose protein sequence is MSIQLATYNDLEWINNQYESIGFVRSDLKRDKVAIITYNNEYAGVGRLVKIDDNTIEMGGIFILPKFRGLQLAGELVSFLVETAKKLQVQNVYCLPFEELENFYKKYGYTEVDTTKEVVHPIILKKYNWCLKHYDKHVLLFKL, encoded by the coding sequence ATGAGTATTCAACTGGCTACATATAATGATCTAGAATGGATTAATAATCAATACGAATCAATAGGATTTGTACGGAGCGATTTAAAGCGAGATAAAGTTGCAATCATTACATACAACAATGAGTACGCAGGTGTTGGACGACTAGTCAAAATAGATGATAATACTATAGAAATGGGTGGGATTTTTATTCTCCCAAAATTTAGAGGTCTACAATTAGCTGGGGAACTTGTTTCATTTTTAGTAGAAACTGCGAAAAAATTACAAGTACAAAATGTGTATTGTCTTCCTTTTGAGGAACTAGAAAACTTTTATAAGAAATATGGCTATACTGAGGTCGATACTACGAAAGAAGTTGTCCATCCAATTATTCTAAAAAAATATAATTGGTGTTTAAAACATTATGATAAACATGTATTACTGTTTAAATTGTAA
- a CDS encoding BC_2878 family exosporium-associated protein, which translates to MDCEPKRNCGCCQNSICEFLQSLEPFTQVESIVIAGNEIDVSYFLSFNKRKGIVSFVQEDNEVIFVDCSKIDAIRIGKVCSCKTKVKFIEEDFSLLGNVCPQCLTEGSTIFFDFNNPELNVSFQATTINPPRCTEFTDELGNVVKQITIVGEAIVSKDFVQVPELVGFRLLLSHPAGDPLNYGLLFINFPDTIFIFILASSGYLSISNCLKIESGTGNAEIEELKKMINDDDNTYKSVVKLTKVYKNGETESFISKKEL; encoded by the coding sequence GTGGATTGCGAGCCGAAACGAAATTGTGGGTGTTGCCAAAATAGTATATGTGAATTTTTACAAAGTCTAGAACCTTTTACTCAAGTTGAAAGTATCGTAATAGCTGGAAACGAAATCGATGTATCTTATTTTCTTTCATTTAACAAGAGGAAGGGCATTGTATCATTTGTACAAGAAGACAATGAGGTAATATTTGTAGACTGTTCAAAAATTGATGCGATTCGAATAGGAAAAGTGTGTAGTTGTAAAACGAAAGTTAAATTTATTGAAGAGGACTTTAGCTTGCTAGGAAATGTTTGCCCGCAATGTTTAACGGAGGGTAGTACAATCTTTTTTGATTTTAACAATCCTGAATTAAATGTGTCTTTCCAAGCAACCACAATTAATCCACCTAGATGTACTGAATTTACAGATGAACTCGGGAATGTAGTAAAGCAAATTACTATAGTAGGTGAGGCAATTGTTTCTAAAGATTTCGTTCAAGTGCCTGAACTGGTAGGTTTTCGACTGCTTTTATCACATCCAGCTGGAGATCCTTTAAACTACGGGTTGTTATTTATTAATTTTCCTGATACGATTTTTATTTTTATATTGGCATCAAGCGGATACCTTTCCATTTCGAACTGCTTAAAAATAGAGAGTGGAACTGGTAATGCTGAAATAGAAGAGCTAAAAAAAATGATAAACGATGATGATAACACGTACAAATCAGTTGTTAAATTGACTAAAGTATATAAAAATGGTGAGACGGAATCCTTTATTTCTAAGAAGGAGTTATAA
- a CDS encoding response regulator transcription factor: protein MKVLIADDEQDMLKILKAYFEKEGFEVLLAKDGEEALQIFYDEKIDLAILDWMMPKHSGITVCQEIKKNSSVRVLMLTAKSESEDELAALQSGADEYVKKPFHPGVLITRAKKLVQQDDVIQVQDVKINFAKNKVYKNDIELDITKTELELIKCFLNHKGMILTRKKLLDIVWGFDYFGEERTVDTHVRRLRKKIGENIIKTHRGLGYSLEEQSE from the coding sequence ATGAAAGTATTGATTGCAGATGATGAACAAGATATGTTGAAAATTTTAAAAGCTTATTTTGAAAAAGAAGGCTTCGAAGTTTTATTAGCAAAAGATGGAGAGGAAGCACTTCAAATTTTTTATGATGAGAAAATAGATTTAGCTATTTTAGATTGGATGATGCCGAAACATAGTGGTATTACAGTCTGTCAGGAAATAAAAAAGAATTCAAGTGTAAGAGTGTTAATGCTTACGGCAAAAAGTGAAAGTGAAGATGAATTAGCAGCGCTTCAAAGCGGGGCAGATGAATATGTGAAAAAACCATTTCATCCAGGAGTACTAATTACCCGAGCGAAAAAGCTTGTACAACAGGATGATGTAATTCAAGTGCAAGATGTAAAGATAAATTTCGCCAAAAATAAAGTATATAAAAATGATATAGAATTAGATATTACAAAAACAGAACTAGAATTAATAAAGTGCTTTTTAAATCATAAAGGAATGATTTTAACGCGTAAAAAATTGTTAGATATCGTATGGGGATTTGACTATTTTGGAGAAGAGAGAACGGTTGATACACATGTGAGGAGATTGCGTAAAAAAATCGGAGAGAATATTATAAAGACGCATCGTGGTTTAGGTTATAGTCTGGAGGAACAAAGTGAATAA
- a CDS encoding HAD hydrolase-like protein, translating to MFQALIFDMDGTLFQTDKILEVSVDDTFNHLRSLQLWDAVTPIDKYREIMGVPLPKVWETLLPDHSIEVREQTDAYFLERLIENIKSGKGALYPNVKEVFTHIKENNCSIYIASNGLKEYLQAIVSYYALDQWVTETCSIEQIQSLNKSDLVKTILSKYDIKEAAVVGDRLSDINAAKDNGLIAIGCNFDFAQEDELARADIVIDDLMELKGILSEVQNTHATN from the coding sequence ATGTTTCAAGCACTAATTTTCGATATGGACGGAACGTTATTTCAAACAGATAAAATTTTAGAAGTATCGGTAGATGATACTTTTAATCATTTGCGGTCACTACAATTATGGGATGCAGTAACGCCAATTGATAAGTATCGTGAAATTATGGGTGTGCCGTTACCGAAAGTTTGGGAGACGTTATTACCAGACCATTCTATTGAAGTGAGAGAACAAACAGACGCATATTTTTTGGAAAGATTAATTGAAAACATAAAGAGCGGAAAAGGTGCTTTATATCCGAATGTAAAAGAAGTATTTACGCACATAAAAGAAAATAATTGTTCAATATACATTGCTAGTAATGGCTTAAAAGAATACTTACAAGCAATCGTATCTTATTATGCTTTGGATCAGTGGGTTACTGAAACATGTAGTATTGAACAAATACAATCGCTAAATAAAAGTGACTTAGTCAAAACCATTTTGAGCAAATATGATATAAAAGAGGCAGCCGTAGTTGGAGACCGACTATCTGATATAAATGCAGCGAAAGATAACGGTTTAATTGCGATTGGATGCAATTTTGATTTTGCACAAGAAGATGAACTGGCTCGTGCCGATATAGTAATAGATGATTTAATGGAGTTGAAGGGAATATTGTCTGAAGTGCAGAATACGCATGCTACGAATTGA
- a CDS encoding GNAT family N-acetyltransferase, with product MKDIHIQQIENLMKYEISHLVQDSKEGGFNFLIKLINEYENKINVFNKTGECLYGIFQREKLIGIGGLNEDPYTENNKIGRVRRFYIAKEYRRKGLGRLLLVRILSDAKKYFNIVVLNTDTEQGDKFYTSGGFVKGKKYVGASHYLNLYKRM from the coding sequence TTGAAAGATATACATATTCAACAAATAGAAAATTTAATGAAATATGAAATTAGTCATCTCGTTCAGGACAGTAAGGAAGGAGGTTTTAACTTCCTAATAAAATTAATAAATGAATATGAAAACAAAATAAATGTATTTAATAAAACTGGAGAATGTTTATATGGTATTTTTCAAAGGGAAAAGTTAATTGGAATAGGAGGGCTAAATGAGGATCCATATACAGAAAATAATAAGATTGGTAGGGTAAGAAGATTTTATATTGCAAAAGAATACCGAAGGAAAGGATTAGGGAGGTTACTGTTAGTGCGAATTTTAAGTGATGCTAAAAAATATTTTAATATCGTTGTCTTAAATACAGATACGGAACAGGGTGACAAATTTTATACTTCGGGTGGATTTGTGAAAGGGAAAAAATATGTAGGAGCGAGCCATTATTTGAACTTATATAAAAGGATGTAG
- a CDS encoding CsxC family protein: MSEQCPINVPCQVVGQTQTPLSDAPVTPITTPGAPIVKIPVVLAERTIQIVVESDISLDPPAVEIKRILKNAFLTQCKLVPVAFTPVPGTPYRRVTRAKLFVQGYIRKNIEYANDECNGVLYDRIANVPFSGFADLTAGDFLSQAIVAASSDTTSHFINPKNGDLPRLDKYFFENTVFYNEQPYCELVSAQFFELDFSPCPTDLNEPFDTLREKIVLDLTLKVLQVQQVQV; the protein is encoded by the coding sequence ATGAGTGAACAATGTCCAATTAATGTACCATGTCAGGTAGTAGGACAAACCCAAACACCATTAAGTGATGCACCTGTAACGCCAATTACTACTCCGGGAGCGCCAATTGTAAAAATACCGGTTGTATTAGCAGAAAGAACAATTCAAATTGTTGTAGAATCTGATATTTCATTAGATCCTCCAGCGGTTGAAATTAAACGTATCTTAAAAAATGCATTTTTAACACAATGTAAGTTAGTTCCTGTAGCATTTACTCCAGTACCAGGTACACCTTACCGCCGAGTTACAAGAGCAAAATTATTTGTACAAGGATATATTCGTAAAAACATTGAATATGCAAATGACGAGTGTAATGGTGTGCTATATGACCGCATTGCTAATGTTCCATTTTCTGGTTTTGCTGATTTAACAGCTGGTGATTTTCTATCACAAGCTATAGTGGCTGCTTCCTCAGATACTACTTCTCACTTTATTAATCCTAAAAATGGTGATCTACCACGTTTAGACAAATACTTCTTCGAAAATACAGTTTTTTATAATGAACAACCGTATTGCGAATTAGTCAGCGCTCAATTTTTTGAATTAGACTTTTCACCTTGTCCAACAGACCTAAACGAACCATTTGATACTCTTCGTGAAAAAATTGTACTAGATCTTACTTTAAAAGTTTTACAAGTACAACAAGTACAAGTATAA
- a CDS encoding MDR family MFS transporter codes for MVEKNNKLGFIVAGLLLGILMASMDNTIVVTAMGTIVGDLGGLENFVWVVSAYMVAEMAGMPIFGKLSDMYGRKRFFIFGLIVFMIGSALCGTAENITQLGIYRAIQGIGGGALVPIAFTIVFDIFPPEKRGKMGGLFGAVFGLSSIFGPLLGAYITDYISWHWVFYINLPLGILALIFITFFYKESRVHKKQKIDWFGAITLVGAVVSLMFALELGGQKYDWDSSFILSLFAGFAILIIAFIYIERKVEEPIISFEMFKQRLFGMSTIIALCYGAAFMSATVYIPLFIQGVYGGTATNSGLLLLPMMLGSVVTAQLGGFLTTKLSYRNIMIISAVIMLIGLFLLSTLTPETSRALLTVYMIIIGFGVGFSFSVLSMASIHNFGMEQRGSATSTSNFIRSLGMTLGITIFGMIQRTGFQDQLEEAFKGMSGGMNSNAVGDSRAILSESARSQIPPQILDKIIDALSSSIVQTFMWALVPAVLAFVFIFFMGNERMVFQKEQKNIKSEASKS; via the coding sequence ATGGTTGAGAAGAATAATAAGCTTGGCTTTATTGTGGCGGGCTTATTGCTAGGTATTTTAATGGCATCAATGGATAATACCATTGTCGTAACAGCGATGGGAACGATCGTTGGTGACTTAGGAGGTCTTGAAAACTTTGTATGGGTCGTTTCTGCCTATATGGTCGCAGAAATGGCAGGTATGCCGATTTTCGGTAAACTATCAGATATGTATGGAAGAAAGAGATTCTTTATTTTCGGTTTAATCGTCTTTATGATTGGTTCGGCACTTTGTGGGACTGCTGAAAATATTACACAATTAGGCATTTATCGTGCCATTCAAGGTATTGGCGGCGGGGCATTAGTGCCGATCGCGTTTACTATCGTGTTTGATATTTTTCCACCTGAAAAGCGTGGGAAAATGGGTGGATTATTCGGAGCAGTATTTGGATTATCAAGTATTTTCGGGCCATTACTTGGCGCATATATTACAGATTATATTAGTTGGCACTGGGTATTTTATATTAACTTACCGCTTGGCATTTTAGCACTTATTTTTATTACATTCTTTTATAAAGAATCACGAGTTCATAAAAAACAAAAAATTGATTGGTTCGGCGCAATTACTTTAGTTGGTGCAGTAGTTTCTTTAATGTTTGCACTTGAACTTGGCGGACAAAAATATGATTGGGATTCTAGCTTTATTTTAAGTTTATTTGCTGGATTCGCTATTTTAATAATCGCATTTATTTATATCGAACGAAAAGTAGAAGAGCCAATCATTTCATTTGAGATGTTTAAACAACGTCTGTTTGGAATGAGTACAATTATTGCATTATGTTACGGAGCTGCATTTATGTCAGCAACTGTGTACATTCCGTTATTTATTCAAGGTGTATATGGTGGGACTGCAACAAACTCAGGATTGTTACTTTTACCGATGATGTTAGGGTCAGTCGTAACAGCACAGTTAGGCGGATTTTTAACGACAAAGCTTAGCTACCGAAACATTATGATTATTTCTGCTGTTATTATGCTAATCGGATTATTCTTATTAAGCACGTTAACGCCAGAAACAAGTCGGGCATTATTAACGGTTTACATGATTATTATCGGATTCGGAGTTGGTTTCTCATTCTCTGTACTAAGCATGGCTTCAATTCACAACTTCGGTATGGAACAGCGCGGATCTGCGACCTCAACGAGTAACTTTATTCGTTCATTAGGTATGACACTTGGTATTACCATCTTCGGAATGATCCAAAGAACAGGTTTCCAAGATCAATTAGAAGAAGCATTTAAAGGTATGAGCGGGGGAATGAATTCAAATGCTGTAGGAGATTCAAGAGCCATTTTATCAGAATCGGCTAGATCTCAAATTCCGCCACAAATATTAGATAAAATTATTGACGCTCTTTCTAGTTCAATTGTTCAAACATTCATGTGGGCATTGGTACCAGCTGTTTTAGCATTCGTATTCATTTTCTTTATGGGAAATGAACGCATGGTATTTCAGAAAGAACAAAAGAATATAAAGAGTGAAGCATCAAAATCTTAA